The following coding sequences lie in one Apium graveolens cultivar Ventura chromosome 1, ASM990537v1, whole genome shotgun sequence genomic window:
- the LOC141720498 gene encoding germin-like protein 9-3, producing the protein MTSPRLSLHLILLLVATFVIVEIALAGDPDILTDFIVPSNLTSPGNGNSTIDGNFFTYTGFRVLVGGEVPPAFKVLKAGMTEFPALNGQSVSYAALQFPAGTTNPPHTHPRASELIFILDGTLEVGFIDTTNKLYTQTLQTGDLFVFPKGLVHFQFNADAEKPVLAVSAFGSCNAGTVSIPSTVFATGIDDNILALSFKTDVATIQKIKAGLGPKL; encoded by the coding sequence ATGACATCACCAAGACTATCCCTTCACCTGATCTTGTTACTAGTAGCTACTTTTGTCATTGTTGAAATAGCGCTAGCCGGTGATCCAGATATCCTCACAGACTTCATAGTACCATCAAATCTGACATCACCAGGTAACGGGAATTCTACAATTGATGGGAACTTCTTCACTTACACAGGCTTCAGAGTACTTGTTGGTGGAGAAGTACCCCCTGCCTTCAAAGTTTTAAAGGCAGGCATGACCGAGTTCCCAGCTCTCAACGGTCAAAGTGTTTCGTATGCTGCACTTCAGTTCCCTGCAGGCACTACAAACCCTCCTCACACTCATCCACGTGCATCCGAACTAATTTTCATTCTTGATGGAACCTTAGAAGTTGGCTTTATTGACACAACTAACAAACTTTACACTCAAACCCTACAAACTGGTGACTTATTTGTGTTTCCTAAAGGACTTGTTCATTTTCAGTTCAATGCTGATGCTGAAAAGCCTGTTTTGGCAGTCTCTGCATTTGGAAGTTGTAATGCAGGAACTGTTTCGATTCCAAGTACCGTGTTTGCCACTGGGATTGATGACAACATCTTGGCTTTGTCGTTCAAAACTGATGTCGCAACTATTCAGAAAATCAAGGCTGGTCTTGGCCCCAAGCTTTAA